The genomic region GCCGTAGAACTTGGTGCGGAAGTCTACGAGAATGGTTCAGTAATGCATATCAATCCTAAGTTTGTTGATACCCTGAAGAGTATACAGGTAACAGATAAGGTTACAGGAAAGAAGATGAGCGTATATGATCTCGTAATGGAGAGATACGAGATGTTTAAGAATGCACCATTACTAACACCTCTACAATTAACAGCATTAACACACATATATGAGAACATCACGAAGATCAGAATACCACCAGTTAACCCACAGCAGCCAGACCCATATAGTCAAAAGGACATCTATATAGGTACAGTCTTCGACCCATTCACTGGTCCACTAAGTGGATATGTCAAGGATAATCCAAACCAGAAAGTCAATATACCCGCTGGGCAGAGACTGGGACATGACGACCTATGGAGTATGGATTGGTTTGTTGACTGGGTAATCTACCACGGTGGAGTATCTTAATAACCTCTTCCCAACAATATTTTTCATTAATAACGAGGTATAGGTGGAGCATGGTATGGCTGCTGAAGCTGAAAATCAAAAAGGTTTTTTCTCTTCTCCTCACCAAGAAGGCAAGGATACCATTCTTAAAGTAGTCGGTATTAGTAAGAGATTTCCAGGTGTTGTAGCACTAGACAACATAAGTTTGGAGATCGAGAAAGGAACAGTACATGCATTGCTCGGTGAAAACGGTGCTGGTAAATCAACATTTGTGAAAATACTATATGGAATATATACTCCTGACGAAGGCGAAATATATGTTGAGGGTCGAAGAGTTACCATTGCAAGCCCTATGGATGCAATAAGTCTTGGAATAGTAATGGTTTCACAATCACCTGTTATTATAGATAGATTAACTGTAGCAGAAAACATAGTTTTAGGAGTAAAAAGATACGGCTACTACACTCGTGTAAGCACAGCAAGAGAAAAAATTATTGAGGTATCGAAGAAGGTAGGCGTAAAAATAGACCCAGACATGGAAGTATGGAGACTTAGCTATACACAGAAACAATTAGTTGAAATTGTGCGTGCACTCCTCTTAGGAGCAAAGCTATTATTGTTAGATGAAGCAATAACATATTTACCATTAGAGGAGAAGAAGAAATTCTACAAATTTATTCGTGAATATGCTGACTCCGGAGGAACAGTTGTACTTATAACGCATAAAATACCTGAAGCAATGGATGTAGCTGATAAAATAACTGTTCTGAGAAGAGGAAAACTTGTAGGAACCGTATCGGTTAGAGAAGCAACAGTAGATCAGATAAGAACAATGATGTTTGGTGAAAGGAGCGGAGAAATTACATATGAAAGACTACTACCTGGCAACCCGACACAACCAATTCTAGAAATCAAGGATCTATGGGTTAGAGGAGACTTTGGAGGATTAGCTGTTCAAGGAGTATCTCTAACTGTGAGAAAGGGAGAGGTTGTTGGAATAGCTGGTGTGGCAGGTAATGGTCAAAAAGAGCTTCTACAAGCAATAGTGAGGCTTAGACCAATAGAAAAAGGTAAGATAATATATGATGGGGTAGATATCACTAATAAGACGACGCACTATATGAGAATGAACGGTGTAGGATACATTCCAGACCTACCTGCAAAATATGGTGTAAGCATAGAGAACAATATTTTGGAGAATCTAGGGGTCTTACCTAATTTTGTCTCAGAAACAATAAACTGGGGCAAACTTAAAGCATTAGCTTTCAAACTAATCAAGGAATTCGAAATAAAAACGCCAAGTCCTGAAACACCTGTTAAGTTCTTGAGCGGCGGTAATATAATGAAGGTGCTTGTAGCAAGGGAGCTTACCACAGCAAGTAAGCTGTTAATAGCATATAATCCTACGAGAGGTCTTGATGAAGCTACTGCGATCAAGGTTAGAAGAGTAATCAAGGATAAAGTAATAAATCAAGGAATCGGAGCATTAATTGCCAGTGAAGACTTAGACGAAGTTTTCCAAATAAGTGATACAATAGTAGTAATGAACTCAGGTAAAATAGTAGGTGTATTCCCAGCTGATAAAGCTAAGCGTGAAGAAGTAGAACACCTCATGGTGATGTAAACTATGGAGTTCCCCTTTAGCATGGTCATAGTTCGTAGAGTAAAACCTCTCCCATACTGGATAACCCCTATATTAGCATTGATAGTAGGATTATTAATATCGATAATAATACTCTATGGAATGAGTGGTGGACAAACAACACCATATGATGTATTAGCATCTATAAGCTATGGATTCGTAAATATTGGACTATTAGCTAAAACATTCTCTTTACTAACAATAGTTGGTATAGGATTACTGGTAAGCTTCAAGGGAGCTATCTGGAATATTGGTGGCGAAGGACAATTCTATATGGGTGTGCTTGTAGCAACGTGGATTGCATTATTTAGTGGATTAGCAATGGTTGGATTAGCGGCGAAGACAGCTATGATCATATTGGGATTATTGGCTGGAGCTTTTTGGGCACTTATAGCAGCATTGCCTCGAGCATATCTTGGCGTAGACGAAGTACCGATAACTTTGATGATGAATTATATAGCTTATTATATTGTAGATTATCTATCATCGGGTGCTTGGAAAGAAAGACATTACGGATACTATAGAACAGTGACTATACCTCAAACAACATGGTTTAATCCAATAAAAATAGGCAACATACCAGTAACTATATCCTACGAATTATTGACTATACTTGTAATAGTATTTGTGGGTGTATGGTTATTATTTAAGTATACAAGTTTGGGATTAAGAATTAAGATACTAAGTAGCAACCCTGATCTGTTGAGAAGTAGTGGAATAAGTGTTCCTATAACCATATTGTTGGCGCTAACGATTAGTGGATTAATTATAGGGATAGCTGGCGCTAGTTATCTAGCACAAGTATCTCATAATATTAGTTATCCAGTAGAAGAAAAAACACCGGTATATGGATATACAGGTATTCTAGTGGCTTGGCTGTCTATGCTTGAATTATTTGCTGTACCAATAGCAGCTTATATTATGAGCGCGCTCTACAATGCAGGCATACAAATGCAAGTAATAGGTGCCGGTGGAGCAGCTGTAGTAAACGTCTTCATAGGCAGTATTCTGTTAACATACGCAGTTTTAGTTACGACATCTGAGTATCAGATAAGAATAATTCGTAAGAAGAAGAGGTGATCATGATGGATGGAGTTCTCAGCCTACTCGCGGGGATGAGCTCATTATTCCTAGCATACTATCTAGCAGCATTAGGGCATGCAATAGTTGAGAAGAGCGGCGTACTAAATCTGGCAATAGACGGCGTATTCGTATTGTCCGTATCAACAGCTTTCGCAACGGCAGTTTACACACATAACAATATCGGCGCTGCATTAATTGTATCCATGATTATAGCTCTGATTTTCGGCGGACTCATGGCATTTCTAGTGACAAAGTTCCCGATCAGCCACGGTGCAACCGGTTTATCACTAATGTTCCTAGGATACGGCTTAGCAAGCCTAATAGGATTACCCGCCAGAAACTTACAAGGAAGAACCGGGATAGAAATAGGGTATACACTAGACATAACAAATCCCATGTGGATCGGAGTATATGTAATAACAATACTACTAGGAATAGCATTTCTCTACATAATCAATAAGACAAAGCTTGGAGCATCAATAAGAGCAGCAGGAGAAGACCCAGCTGCTGCTGAAGCACTAGGTGCAAACGTATTATCAGTAAGGCTAATAGCTGGCATCATAGGGTTTGCACTTATAGGATTAGGAGGAGCAATATTCGAAATAAGCTATACACAAGTATGGAGCGAAGGACAAGGACTGGGACATGGATGGCTTGCCTTCGCAATATCATTGAGTGCTGGAAGACACCCATTACTAATACTAATATCGGCAGGTGTGTTCGCTGGACTGGTCAATTATATGACTGCTATCCAAGCAGCATATAGTCTACCACCAGATCTAGCTAAGATGTTACCATTCGTAGCAGCTATATTAGCCATGGTAATCTTCATGGCAACACCTCTGAAGAGAAGATTAGCACCACCAAAGAGTCTAGGAAAGATATACTTCAGAGAGGAAAGAACAGTCTAAATTTAAAACTTTTTTCCTCTTTATTTTTATTATTTGATTCATGCTTATTCTCTATTATTACAATACCTTGAAAATGCTAAACTATATTTACGCTTGATACATGAGAATCTATAAATGAAATATATAACTAGGTGGATTAGCAAGAATACCGATCGAGGAATGAAATATTGAGCAAAGCTATGATCATATTTGCTTCGCTAATAGTAATTGGTACAATGCTGATATTTTACTCAATATTATTTCTACAGACAACAACGACAGCAAGTATTGAAAAATATGATAGAATAAGTCTTCCCTATAAAACCTATATCTCTATCCCAATATATCTAAATAA from Staphylothermus marinus F1 harbors:
- a CDS encoding ABC transporter ATP-binding protein, whose product is MAAEAENQKGFFSSPHQEGKDTILKVVGISKRFPGVVALDNISLEIEKGTVHALLGENGAGKSTFVKILYGIYTPDEGEIYVEGRRVTIASPMDAISLGIVMVSQSPVIIDRLTVAENIVLGVKRYGYYTRVSTAREKIIEVSKKVGVKIDPDMEVWRLSYTQKQLVEIVRALLLGAKLLLLDEAITYLPLEEKKKFYKFIREYADSGGTVVLITHKIPEAMDVADKITVLRRGKLVGTVSVREATVDQIRTMMFGERSGEITYERLLPGNPTQPILEIKDLWVRGDFGGLAVQGVSLTVRKGEVVGIAGVAGNGQKELLQAIVRLRPIEKGKIIYDGVDITNKTTHYMRMNGVGYIPDLPAKYGVSIENNILENLGVLPNFVSETINWGKLKALAFKLIKEFEIKTPSPETPVKFLSGGNIMKVLVARELTTASKLLIAYNPTRGLDEATAIKVRRVIKDKVINQGIGALIASEDLDEVFQISDTIVVMNSGKIVGVFPADKAKREEVEHLMVM
- a CDS encoding ABC transporter permease: MEFPFSMVIVRRVKPLPYWITPILALIVGLLISIIILYGMSGGQTTPYDVLASISYGFVNIGLLAKTFSLLTIVGIGLLVSFKGAIWNIGGEGQFYMGVLVATWIALFSGLAMVGLAAKTAMIILGLLAGAFWALIAALPRAYLGVDEVPITLMMNYIAYYIVDYLSSGAWKERHYGYYRTVTIPQTTWFNPIKIGNIPVTISYELLTILVIVFVGVWLLFKYTSLGLRIKILSSNPDLLRSSGISVPITILLALTISGLIIGIAGASYLAQVSHNISYPVEEKTPVYGYTGILVAWLSMLELFAVPIAAYIMSALYNAGIQMQVIGAGGAAVVNVFIGSILLTYAVLVTTSEYQIRIIRKKKR
- a CDS encoding ABC transporter permease, which gives rise to MDGVLSLLAGMSSLFLAYYLAALGHAIVEKSGVLNLAIDGVFVLSVSTAFATAVYTHNNIGAALIVSMIIALIFGGLMAFLVTKFPISHGATGLSLMFLGYGLASLIGLPARNLQGRTGIEIGYTLDITNPMWIGVYVITILLGIAFLYIINKTKLGASIRAAGEDPAAAEALGANVLSVRLIAGIIGFALIGLGGAIFEISYTQVWSEGQGLGHGWLAFAISLSAGRHPLLILISAGVFAGLVNYMTAIQAAYSLPPDLAKMLPFVAAILAMVIFMATPLKRRLAPPKSLGKIYFREERTV